From the genome of Haemophilus parainfluenzae, one region includes:
- a CDS encoding cytochrome C assembly family protein, whose translation MWFALFSIIFYILSLLLIAPFLMNSSEGKLSQSKIPFFLTALAAIILHAVSTFPLLEDLASGQSFTLMEIASLMSVIIAALATLSMFLVSTMWFVLPIVYAFSIISLIFATFLSSHIIQMLNQNTLMLFHIGLSLFTYAVCFIATLYVIQLVWLDRNLKKRKIQFSPAIPPLMAVERHFFCLFAMGEALLTLTLISGTYHVLQAVTLENLHKAIFSFLAWISFGIACFGHWRLGWRGKRMIIYAISGIILLTIGYFGSRLI comes from the coding sequence ATGTGGTTTGCCCTTTTTTCGATTATTTTTTACATTCTTAGTCTATTGCTGATCGCCCCGTTTTTGATGAATTCATCAGAAGGGAAGTTGAGTCAAAGCAAAATTCCATTTTTTCTGACCGCACTTGCTGCAATTATTCTGCATGCAGTTAGCACTTTCCCTTTGTTAGAGGATTTGGCCTCAGGGCAGAGTTTTACGCTAATGGAAATCGCTTCCTTAATGAGTGTAATTATTGCTGCCTTAGCGACGCTTTCAATGTTTCTGGTTTCTACGATGTGGTTTGTTTTACCTATCGTGTATGCGTTTTCGATCATTAGCTTGATCTTTGCGACGTTCTTATCAAGCCATATCATTCAGATGCTTAATCAAAATACATTGATGCTGTTCCATATCGGCTTGTCGCTGTTTACCTATGCAGTTTGTTTTATCGCAACGCTTTATGTGATCCAATTGGTGTGGTTAGACCGTAATTTGAAAAAGCGTAAAATCCAATTTTCACCAGCAATTCCGCCATTAATGGCAGTTGAACGTCATTTCTTCTGTTTATTTGCGATGGGTGAAGCATTACTGACGCTCACTTTAATTTCAGGTACTTATCATGTATTACAAGCGGTAACCCTAGAAAATCTGCACAAAGCAATTTTCTCTTTCCTTGCTTGGATTAGTTTTGGTATTGCTTGTTTTGGTCATTGGCGACTAGGCTGGCGTGGAAAAAGGATGATTATTTACGCAATTTCAGGTATCATTCTGCTCACGATTGGCTATTTTGGTAGCCGTTTGATTTAA
- the upp gene encoding uracil phosphoribosyltransferase has protein sequence MKLVEVKHPLVKHKLGVMREADIDTKKFRELATEVGSLLTYEATADLETEKVIIEGWNGPVEIERIKGKKVTVVPILRAGLGMMDGVLEHVPSARISVVGIYRNEETLEPVPYFQKLASDLEERLAIVVDPMLATGGSMISTIDLLKAKGCQHIKVLVLVAAPEGIKALEKAHPDIELYCASIDDHLNEQGYIIPGLGDAGDKIFGTK, from the coding sequence ATGAAACTTGTTGAAGTTAAACATCCGCTTGTTAAACATAAATTAGGCGTGATGCGCGAAGCTGATATTGATACCAAAAAATTCCGTGAGCTTGCCACTGAAGTGGGTAGCTTACTTACCTATGAAGCCACTGCCGATCTCGAAACAGAAAAGGTGATTATCGAAGGTTGGAACGGACCTGTTGAAATCGAACGTATCAAAGGTAAAAAAGTTACTGTTGTACCAATTTTACGTGCGGGTCTTGGTATGATGGACGGTGTATTAGAACACGTTCCAAGCGCTCGTATCAGTGTAGTTGGGATTTATCGTAATGAAGAAACCCTTGAACCCGTCCCTTATTTCCAAAAACTAGCCAGTGACTTAGAAGAACGTTTAGCTATCGTTGTAGATCCAATGCTCGCAACCGGTGGTTCAATGATCTCTACAATTGATCTATTAAAAGCAAAAGGTTGCCAACACATCAAAGTATTAGTATTAGTCGCGGCACCTGAAGGGATCAAAGCATTAGAAAAAGCGCATCCAGATATCGAACTTTATTGCGCATCTATTGATGATCACTTAAATGAACAAGGCTACATCATTCCTGGATTGGGTGATGCGGGCGATAAGATTTTTGGGACGAAATAA
- a CDS encoding nitric-oxide reductase large subunit, whose product MGQYKKFWYLLVAVLIGAFSILGYYGFEVYREAPPIPQQYVSESGEKVITHDDILHGQTAWQTTGGMQVGSVWGHGAYQAPDWTADWLHRELTNWLDITANQEFGKNFADLNDEQQTLLKARLTKEYRGSKVENGTVVLSNTRLAAMEKTAQYYISLYGDDPATKVTREHFAMKDNTLPDLQARKDLAKFFFWTAWTASAERPNTHASYTNNWPHEPLINNVPTPENVIWSIASVVFLIAGIGFVVWIWSFKKREDEKEPPTPEFDPLTKLQLTPSQRSLGKYLFTVLALFVLQVTLGAVVAHYTVEGQEFYGIDISQYFPYSLVRTWHIQAALFWIAMAFLAGGLFLAPIINGGKDPKFQKLGVDVLYWALVVLVVGSFTGSYLAIAHILPEEWSFMFGHQGYEFIDLGRFWQAVKFAGILFWLVLMLRGTVNAFKQPGDKNLLALFFASVIAIGLFYGPALFYGEHTHISVMEYWRWWVVHLWVEGFFEVFSVAALSFIFVSLGLVSRRTATVATITEAALFLIGGIPGTFHHLYFAGATTPIIAVGASFSALEVVPLVLLGHEAWEHWAMKQKAPWMDRLKWPLYCFVAVAFWNMLGAGVFGFLINPPISLYYIQGLNTTAVHAHAALFGVYGFLALGFVFLIARYLRPNTPFNDKLMKWGFWLLNGGLVLMIVSSLLPIGIIQGYASISEGLWYARSEEFMQQPLFDTLRWVRFGGDVVFIFGALAFFWQIFTMIFFKPKKAA is encoded by the coding sequence ATGGGACAGTATAAAAAGTTCTGGTACCTATTAGTCGCCGTATTGATTGGAGCCTTCTCCATCCTCGGTTACTATGGGTTCGAAGTTTATCGTGAAGCACCACCGATTCCGCAACAATATGTTTCTGAATCAGGTGAAAAAGTGATTACTCACGATGATATTTTACATGGTCAAACCGCTTGGCAAACCACTGGTGGTATGCAAGTGGGTTCTGTTTGGGGTCACGGTGCATACCAAGCACCAGACTGGACGGCAGATTGGCTTCACCGTGAATTAACTAACTGGTTGGATATTACAGCGAATCAAGAATTTGGTAAAAACTTCGCTGATTTAAATGATGAACAACAAACCTTATTAAAAGCGCGTCTAACCAAAGAATATCGTGGTAGCAAAGTTGAAAACGGTACCGTTGTGCTTTCAAACACCCGTTTAGCGGCAATGGAAAAAACAGCACAATACTACATCTCTTTATACGGTGATGATCCTGCAACCAAAGTGACCCGTGAACACTTTGCAATGAAGGATAATACTCTTCCTGATTTACAAGCTCGTAAAGACTTAGCTAAATTCTTCTTCTGGACCGCGTGGACAGCATCTGCTGAACGTCCAAATACTCACGCGAGTTACACCAACAACTGGCCACATGAGCCGTTAATTAATAACGTACCAACACCAGAAAACGTGATTTGGTCTATTGCGAGTGTGGTATTCCTCATTGCAGGTATTGGTTTCGTAGTATGGATTTGGTCATTCAAAAAACGTGAAGATGAAAAAGAACCACCTACACCTGAGTTCGATCCGCTCACAAAATTACAACTCACCCCTTCTCAACGTTCGTTAGGTAAATACCTCTTTACTGTACTTGCTCTTTTCGTATTGCAAGTAACATTAGGTGCAGTTGTGGCACACTACACGGTTGAAGGTCAAGAATTCTATGGTATTGATATTTCGCAATACTTCCCGTATTCATTAGTGCGTACATGGCATATTCAAGCAGCCTTATTCTGGATTGCAATGGCATTCTTAGCGGGTGGTTTATTCCTTGCACCAATCATTAATGGTGGTAAAGATCCGAAATTCCAAAAATTGGGTGTGGATGTTCTCTACTGGGCATTAGTGGTGTTAGTCGTTGGTTCATTCACTGGTAGCTACTTAGCAATTGCGCATATTCTCCCTGAAGAATGGAGCTTCATGTTCGGTCACCAAGGTTATGAATTCATTGACTTAGGTCGTTTCTGGCAAGCAGTGAAATTCGCTGGCATCTTATTCTGGTTAGTCTTAATGCTTCGCGGTACAGTGAATGCATTCAAACAACCGGGTGATAAAAACTTATTGGCATTATTCTTCGCCTCTGTAATTGCAATCGGCTTATTCTATGGTCCTGCATTATTCTACGGCGAGCACACTCACATTTCTGTGATGGAATACTGGCGTTGGTGGGTAGTTCACCTATGGGTAGAAGGCTTCTTCGAAGTATTCTCTGTAGCGGCACTCTCATTCATCTTCGTAAGTTTAGGTTTAGTTTCACGTCGTACTGCAACTGTGGCAACCATTACTGAAGCGGCGTTATTCTTAATCGGTGGTATCCCAGGTACTTTCCACCACTTATACTTCGCAGGTGCAACCACACCAATTATCGCAGTAGGTGCATCATTCTCTGCACTTGAAGTAGTTCCATTAGTGTTATTAGGCCATGAAGCTTGGGAACACTGGGCAATGAAACAAAAAGCACCTTGGATGGATCGCTTAAAATGGCCTCTTTACTGCTTCGTTGCAGTAGCATTCTGGAATATGCTAGGCGCTGGCGTATTTGGTTTCTTAATCAACCCACCAATTTCGCTTTACTATATCCAAGGCTTGAATACGACTGCCGTTCATGCTCACGCTGCATTATTCGGTGTATATGGTTTCTTAGCGTTAGGTTTCGTGTTCTTAATTGCTCGTTATTTACGTCCAAATACACCATTTAACGATAAGTTAATGAAATGGGGCTTCTGGTTATTAAATGGCGGTTTAGTATTAATGATCGTATCAAGCTTATTACCAATCGGTATTATTCAAGGATATGCAAGTATCTCCGAAGGCTTATGGTATGCACGTAGCGAAGAATTTATGCAACAACCTCTATTCGATACCCTACGTTGGGTTCGTTTCGGTGGCGACGTTGTCTTCATCTTCGGTGCACTCGCTTTCTTCTGGCAAATCTTTACGATGATTTTCTTTAAACCGAAAAAAGCAGCATAA
- a CDS encoding HlyC/CorC family transporter, translating into MDSIPLSTLFITLIICLVLSAYFSGSETGLLSLNKYRLRFMAEQGNKGAQKAEKLLEKPDTLLSFILIFNNLVNISASAIATMIGMRLYGDAGVAIATGLLTFVMLVFSEIFPKTVAAMHPEKVGLFSSHILVLLLKIFYPLVWLMNLFTKTLMRMVGLKPDMQKQVISREELRSIVSEAGEATPDEQHPQMLLSILDMETVTVDDIMVPRNEIAGIDIDDDWKAIMRQLNHAPHNRIVLYKGSLDEQVLGILRVREAFRLLLEKNEFTKETLLRAVDEVYFIPEGTPLKTQLANFRTKKERIGLVVDEYGDIKGLVTLEDILEEIVGDFTTTTAPTIEQEVVQQSDGSMIIEGSANLRDLNKMFGWELDTEDARTFNGLILEHLEDIPDEGTVCEINGLRITILEVSDNMIKQAKVEKLAS; encoded by the coding sequence TTGGACAGTATCCCCCTTAGTACTTTATTTATTACACTCATTATTTGTTTAGTTTTATCAGCCTATTTTTCCGGCTCAGAAACCGGATTACTCTCTCTCAATAAATATCGCCTTCGTTTTATGGCGGAACAAGGTAATAAAGGTGCGCAAAAAGCAGAAAAACTGCTTGAGAAGCCAGATACCTTGTTAAGTTTTATTCTGATCTTTAATAACCTTGTTAACATCAGTGCCTCAGCTATTGCAACCATGATTGGTATGCGTTTATATGGCGATGCGGGTGTGGCCATTGCAACAGGTTTATTAACCTTTGTGATGCTTGTTTTTTCTGAAATTTTCCCTAAAACCGTCGCGGCAATGCACCCTGAAAAGGTGGGATTATTTTCAAGTCATATCTTGGTCTTACTATTAAAAATATTTTATCCGTTAGTTTGGTTAATGAATCTTTTCACGAAGACATTAATGCGAATGGTGGGTTTAAAACCCGATATGCAAAAGCAAGTGATTAGCCGTGAAGAACTACGTAGTATCGTATCGGAAGCAGGAGAAGCCACACCGGATGAACAGCATCCACAAATGTTACTCTCTATTTTAGATATGGAAACGGTGACCGTCGACGATATCATGGTGCCACGTAATGAAATAGCAGGGATTGATATTGATGACGATTGGAAAGCGATTATGCGCCAGCTTAATCATGCACCACACAACCGAATTGTGTTGTATAAAGGCAGCCTTGATGAGCAAGTATTAGGAATTTTGCGTGTGCGTGAAGCGTTTCGTTTGTTATTAGAAAAAAATGAATTCACCAAAGAAACTTTACTACGTGCCGTCGATGAAGTGTACTTCATTCCAGAAGGGACACCACTGAAAACACAATTAGCGAATTTCCGTACGAAAAAAGAACGTATTGGTTTAGTGGTGGACGAATATGGTGACATTAAAGGATTAGTCACTCTTGAAGATATTTTAGAAGAAATTGTGGGTGATTTTACCACCACCACTGCGCCGACTATTGAACAAGAAGTCGTTCAGCAATCTGATGGTTCGATGATTATTGAAGGCTCGGCAAATCTTCGTGATTTGAATAAAATGTTTGGTTGGGAATTAGATACAGAGGATGCACGCACCTTTAATGGTTTGATTCTCGAACATCTTGAAGATATTCCTGATGAAGGAACTGTTTGTGAAATCAATGGCTTAAGAATTACCATTTTAGAAGTCAGCGATAATATGATCAAGCAAGCAAAAGTGGAGAAGTTGGCCTCCTAA
- the ffh gene encoding signal recognition particle protein, with protein MFENLSDRLSKTLRNISGKGRLTEDNIKETLREVRMALLEADVALPVVREFIAKVKESALGEEVNKSLTPGQEFLKIVQRELEKAMGEANESLNLATQPPAVILMAGLQGAGKTTSVGKLAKFLRERHKKKVLVVSADVYRPAAIKQLETLAQSVGVDFFPSDVKQKPVDIAKAALAEAKLKFYDVLIVDTAGRLHVDSEMMDEIKQVHATLNPIETLFTVDAMTGQDAANTAKAFNEALPLTGVILTKVDGDARGGAALSIRQITGKPIKFLGVGEKTEALEPFHPDRVASRILGMGDVLSLIEDLERSVDREKAEKMAQKFKKGDDFTLDDFREQLREMKKMGGMMSMLEKLPGAKNLPDHVKNQVDDKMFIKMEAIINSMTLKERANPDIIKGSRRRRIALGSGTQVQDVNKLLKQFDEMQHMMKKMRKGGMAKMMRGMQGLMGGGGLGGLGGLGGMFKR; from the coding sequence ATGTTTGAGAATTTATCGGATCGCCTTTCCAAAACGCTACGCAACATTAGCGGTAAAGGTCGCTTAACTGAAGATAATATTAAAGAAACCCTACGCGAAGTGCGTATGGCATTGTTAGAAGCTGACGTTGCGTTGCCTGTCGTACGTGAATTTATCGCCAAAGTAAAAGAAAGCGCATTAGGCGAAGAAGTCAATAAGAGCTTAACACCTGGCCAAGAGTTCTTAAAAATTGTTCAACGTGAACTCGAAAAAGCAATGGGGGAAGCTAATGAAAGCTTAAACCTGGCGACACAACCACCTGCAGTTATTTTAATGGCGGGTTTACAAGGTGCGGGTAAAACCACCAGCGTAGGTAAATTAGCGAAATTCTTACGCGAACGTCATAAAAAGAAAGTGCTCGTGGTATCTGCCGACGTATATCGTCCTGCAGCGATCAAACAGCTTGAAACCTTAGCACAATCTGTTGGCGTGGATTTCTTCCCATCTGATGTCAAACAAAAACCGGTAGATATTGCAAAAGCGGCACTTGCTGAGGCTAAACTCAAATTTTACGATGTATTAATTGTGGATACCGCGGGTCGCTTACACGTTGATAGCGAGATGATGGATGAAATCAAGCAAGTTCATGCGACATTAAATCCAATTGAAACGCTTTTCACGGTTGATGCGATGACTGGTCAAGATGCGGCAAATACTGCAAAAGCCTTCAATGAAGCTTTGCCACTTACCGGGGTTATCTTAACCAAAGTGGATGGTGATGCGCGTGGCGGTGCGGCTTTATCTATCCGTCAAATCACAGGCAAACCGATTAAATTCCTTGGTGTAGGCGAAAAAACAGAAGCTCTCGAGCCATTCCATCCTGATCGTGTAGCATCCCGTATTTTAGGCATGGGTGATGTGCTTTCCCTTATCGAAGATCTGGAACGTTCTGTGGATCGCGAAAAAGCGGAAAAAATGGCGCAAAAATTCAAGAAAGGTGATGATTTCACCTTAGACGATTTCCGCGAGCAGCTCCGTGAGATGAAAAAAATGGGCGGCATGATGTCGATGCTTGAAAAATTACCGGGTGCGAAAAACTTACCGGATCATGTCAAAAATCAAGTAGATGACAAAATGTTCATCAAAATGGAAGCCATCATTAATTCCATGACCTTAAAAGAACGTGCCAATCCAGATATTATCAAAGGATCTCGCCGTCGTCGTATTGCATTAGGTTCTGGTACACAAGTTCAAGATGTAAATAAGTTGCTGAAACAATTTGACGAAATGCAACATATGATGAAGAAAATGCGTAAAGGCGGAATGGCGAAGATGATGCGTGGCATGCAAGGCTTAATGGGCGGAGGCGGCTTAGGTGGCCTTGGTGGTTTAGGCGGCATGTTTAAACGTTAA